In Anser cygnoides isolate HZ-2024a breed goose chromosome 30, Taihu_goose_T2T_genome, whole genome shotgun sequence, the genomic stretch aaaagctgaaaagtccttggcctggtgtaagcactgctctgcaacaattaaaacatcagcatgttatcagcgctcttctaatcctaatccaaaacagagcaccctACCAgatactaggaggaaaattaactctgtcctaactgaaaccaggacaaatgCTACACCTAAGGGTCACAACTTGCCTGAGATTAACTAGAGTTAAACTAGAAAGGAGAGATAGACAGTTCCTTACTAAGTAAATAATACAACtagaatcagtttcttcagtgtggctttcagctcctggttcctcatgctgtagatgagggggttcactgctggaggtactaccacatataaaactgccaccagcaggtccaaggatggggaggagatggaggggggcttcaggtaggcaaacagggcagtgctgagaaagagggagaccacagccaggtgagggaggcacatggaaaaggctttgtgccggccctgctcagagggcatcctcagcactgccctgaaaatctgcacataggacaccactatgaaaacaaaacagccgAATGCTAAACATGCACTAACAACCAGAAGTACAACTTCCTTTAGGTAGTCTGaacctgagcaggagagcttgaggatctgggggatttcacagaagaactggtccacagcattgccttggcagaggggcagggaaaatgtagtggccgtgtgcaggacagcattgagaaagccactgccccaggcagctgctgccatctgggcacaagctctgctgcccacgaggctcccgtagtgcaggggcttgcagatggcaacgtagcggtcgtaggacatgactgtgagaacataaaattctgctccaatcaaaaaggcaaagaaaaagacctgtgcagcacacccttgataagagatggccctggtgtcccagagggcattggccatggctttggggagagtggtggagatgcagcccaggtcgaggagggcgaggttgaggaggaagaagtacatgggggtgtggaggtggtggtcgcaggctacggcggtgaggatgaggccgttgcccaggagggcagccaggtagatgcccaggaagagcgcgaagtgcaggagctgcagctcccgcgtgtctgcgaatgccagcaggaggaactcgctcacacAGCTGATGTTGGGCATTTGCTAACATTAAACACAGCTGTCTGTTGAAGaggataaggcagaaaaaagttaaaacagacttctctgaggaaaacctacTGCAAGCCTtagagcacccccagcccaagCCTCTCTCTGTGCAGAAGAACCTttttgcagctctcctgcttcagttgcagctggtgctggctgagagtggcactgggagcaggggctgctgtgggctccagaggagtccttcctgctgtgcagcaggagggaagcaggaacatgggggaaactcaagttcagtccactGGTCAGACCAGAAGATTTGCAGTGTTGCTTCAAGGAAAGTACCCAACGATTGTGTAGAAGAAGGGAcatttatttgcttcattttctggtagctacGCCTGTAATGTTTAGGAAGAACCATCTATTCGGTGTTCCCAGGAGAAGAAACTACTgaaagctgagagcagagaagccccagaCCAAGTGCAGCTGGACAGGATCCTCACCTGGTCTTGCatgagcaggatctcagcttttccctctttgccagggctgcagaggcctcactccagctgcccacaggcagccatccagcagcacggacaTGGCCTTAGCACGGAGGTGTCTTCTCCTTGGGgcacctggataacacaaggatgccaCGAGAGAGCTGCATcgtgctggagagcagcctccagcccagaAGAACACCCCACAGACAGACATGAATATCTGCAGTCCGGGCTGTTCCACTATCCCAtctgcatcccctgcagtatCTGGAGGAGGATTGGCCACTCCAATCTTGGCTGACCAGGGGCAGCTGGGTTATGACACTccaaggggcttctgccagacttcctcacctcgcagtgccatccagcaggacccccaaagcctactgcattgcccactgccctcccaggaACAAGACCCggcaggagacccttccaggacgtgcagctgcatggccctgcagccagagacgtaccttgtcaagggctgtgcagatttctcctgcaggcagctctcagcatcctcccactgccaactgcctccaagccctctctccttctctcctctccccgtgccagctgcggtcagagcccccagccctgctgcgctgtgcacaggagctgctcatgggcagagctgtctctctgcaccagggccctcttgccacgagctctctctgtcccacgagcccggcccagctcagcaccacacgcccagcccaaggcattggaatcccccctcggggggctctgctcaGGAGCCCACGAACCTTTGAACAATTGAACAATTGAAGAATCACGaacaattgaagacatctctcaacaagtccgagtcagaggcaagtttcctgcagtgtccccctgagggccagccctgacacagcctcccttggagctcgttagagcagagcattggaggcagggaggacaaggagacaaaggcagtgtgaaggtgaccctgatgtcacTTTTGCAAGCTGGATGAATTTCATCAAGCACAAGGGTCAGGCCTTGACCCCTGGAACCCTGGAAGAGAGACCTGTTCctgtcacaccttgctcagggctctttcttgggcaggaggagatggggatgtgcatggccaagtgcaggagaatggtacgagccctgcctggttcatgggtgggggcgaggaggcaatgaggccctggtgctttaccgataagctgtctcctcctaggcctcagtggcagagacaacagccagagccatggacacaaagacctgggtcctgttgggactctcagccttgtcacagcccttgCTCCTCTCCACACCAGACTGTGCTAGGGACTCCCAGACCTGTACCCCTTTTCTGCTGGCTCTCAACCCTTGTCCGTGTGATGTCACACctgatctgagctgagtctggtaactcagatcttcttggtggccatgctcctcataaggcagctctgtaggaagctggcctggttcgtagtgagcagcaccactgctcgtatggcatccctcgtggtgcccaggccctcctcctcctgggcactgctcactcggcagggtcccagtctgccctgatgtgtggggttcctcttcctcctgtgcgggactgggctcttctccttgtaaatatCAAGGGGTTCCTGTAGGCAAAACCCTGAAATTTCTCTAGGTTCCCCTGGACTGATGCTcttttctgtcagctgttaacatCTGCAGGCAAAGAGTTCAACCTTCGTGTGATTGTGCTATCTCTGACAagcagcatcaggagctgcagggatgttTAGATAATACAGGAGGaaccagctgaatggaattgcagtgcagagtcacagaagggcaggggatggagggctgccaggttccacctcttctgtgcttccttctcatgcttGCTGTCACATTGTCTGGTGGTGTGCCCTGAACGttatggggctgtgcaggtcaaaatcagaagggccaaagccctgCTGGAGCTCAATCCATCTATTACcgtcaaagacaataaaaattgttaatataaacactttaataaaggaggattaagaAGACTCATCATCCTTTAATGGATGTGGGaggaaacctggtgacaagagagGAGGTAAAGGCTGAGacac encodes the following:
- the LOC136787624 gene encoding olfactory receptor 14A16-like; this translates as MPNISCVSEFLLLAFADTRELQLLHFALFLGIYLAALLGNGLILTAVACDHHLHTPMYFFLLNLALLDLGCISTTLPKAMANALWDTRAISYQGCAAQVFFFAFLIGAEFYVLTVMSYDRYVAICKPLHYGSLVGSRACAQMAAAAWGSGFLNAVLHTATTFSLPLCQGNAVDQFFCEIPQILKLSCSGSDYLKEVVLLVVSACLAFGCFVFIVVSYVQIFRAVLRMPSEQGRHKAFSMCLPHLAVVSLFLSTALFAYLKPPSISSPSLDLLVAVLYVVVPPAVNPLIYSMRNQELKATLKKLILVVLFTYTAMFAYLKPPSISSPTPDLVVAVLYSVVPPALNPLIYSMRNQDLKEAMKKLFGYMLFLNH